CTCAGTCGGGCCGGCAGCGGGATCCAACCCGACAAATAGATCCATAAGGGGTAGCCGGGGGGCCGGAACATGGCCTCCAGCGACCGGCTTCCCAGCCAATTTCCATGGGCGATCTCTTGGGCCGCATTCAGATACCAGGATTGATCGGCCGGCATGAAGCGGGCGGTGATCTCCTCGCTCCAGACCAAGGCCAGCTTGAGAATCGTCAACAGGCCCATCGCGAGCAAAAGAATCTTTCGTGCCTTCATTTCGCCCGGGATCATGGCGATCTCCCTTCGAGCTCGACGACGTAGTAGCGGAACGCCTCGGCCGGAGCCGAGCCGAAGGTGTAGGGCAAGATTCCCCATACGTTGGCGTAGAAGCTGGCGCGCAGCGGGGGCGAAAGCGTCAAGAAGGCCCCCGGTTTCGGTATTTTTCGGACTCGCTTCAATTTCAGGATTCCCGATTCCTGCAGCGGCGGAAAAAGCCGGGGCTCGGCGGCGTATTCCGGCTGAAAAACCAAGTCGCCGTCCTGAAGGCGCCCAAAAGACTCCTCGGACATCGGCAGCGGCGCCGCGCCCGCCTCCTCCAGGTAATATTGAAGCCCCCAGCGGCCGGTGAAGTGAGCGCGCACGCCTTGGCTCCGGGCTTCCGCCACGAGCTGTTTCGCCGCCTGGCGATAAGCCTCGGCCCATTGAAAATCGGAATAGGCCAAGCCCATCGCCAGGACCCAGGAGATGGGAATCGCCAAGGCCGACACCCCGAGCCAAAGCCGGGTCTTTGACCGGAACAAGAAAAGCAGAAACAAGAGAAAGGGCGGCAAGGCCGGGATCAGGTATTTGGCGGCGAAAAATAAATAAAGCAGCGGCAGCGCCAGCGCGCCCAAAAACCAAAGGAAGGTGAGTGCGGTCCGCAGCTCCGCCATCGACTCGGCCGCCGGATTCCACCGCCAGCGGGCGATGAGGGCCCCGCCGCTCCAGATCCCAAAGTAAAAGATGGAAAGCATGCCGAGCCCGCAATAGATCAAGTCGGGAAAGGGCCTCATCGGCATCCCCAAGCTCTCAGGGCCGATCCACCGCACCACCGAGGTCACCACTGCCAAGGCCGCCACCGTGGCCCCGATCAACTTTTTCCTCTCCCCTCCCAGCAAGACGAAGGGGAATAGGACGCCGGCCAAGGCAAAGTGGGCGCTCAAAGCCAAGAACCGGCCGAGCCAACGGGGATCATCCAAAAAATGAGATTTGAGCAG
This sequence is a window from bacterium. Protein-coding genes within it:
- a CDS encoding glycosyltransferase family 39 protein: MSTRKTEAFLRAGLLLLVAASTLPFLNHAYHIDEPFFLRIARQIAEHPGDPYGFEYLWLENPHPIYRIAASPPLFSYFLALASGFRAHPPEWWIHLSLVPFSGLAVLSFYSIARKFGHAPAASFVGAAWLAVTPAYLVMQNMAIPDLAALALFLAGFCRCLSGWRSGKLSTLIFAGILLAAAALTRYSIVTILPFVLVFGWTYPRKLRAAVPFSIALTAILLWMVLSRAWYGESHVGSLLKSHFLDDPRWLGRFLALSAHFALAGVLFPFVLLGGERKKLIGATVAALAVVTSVVRWIGPESLGMPMRPFPDLIYCGLGMLSIFYFGIWSGGALIARWRWNPAAESMAELRTALTFLWFLGALALPLLYLFFAAKYLIPALPPFLLFLLFLFRSKTRLWLGVSALAIPISWVLAMGLAYSDFQWAEAYRQAAKQLVAEARSQGVRAHFTGRWGLQYYLEEAGAAPLPMSEESFGRLQDGDLVFQPEYAAEPRLFPPLQESGILKLKRVRKIPKPGAFLTLSPPLRASFYANVWGILPYTFGSAPAEAFRYYVVELEGRSP